CGCAATCGCATCGACCGCGAAGGCGTGAAGGTGATGACGATCAAGCCCGGCCCGGTGAAGACCTCGATGACCGAGGGTATGAAGGGCAGTGAAAAATTTGCGCTGGTTGAGGTCGTTGCGGCTACGCTGGTGAAGTCGATCGACAAGGGCACGCCTGTTGTATACGTCCCCGGCATCTGGCGAATCATCATGGCGGTTATCCGTACAATTCCGGACAGCATCTTCAAAAAGCTCAACCTGTAACTCGTATTGCGAGTAAGTAGAGCCCGATAAAAAAGTAACTTACGCCGACCTGATTTCAGGTCGGCGTACTTTTTTATCGCCTGGCGAATCAACCGGATACCTGCGCGACTATCTTTTGATGTCGTCCACCGACAGGGTATGGAAATTCAGGCAATATCGCTTTCCGAAGCTACGTTTGCTCAAGAAGTATCGCGTAGCGAGGGCGGGGAAATAGGGGAAATATAAAGAAATAGTGAATTACAACTTTGGCATCGAGATTGCGTATGTAGTGTGCGAGCGTCCCTCATAACCCAGCGATGAGTTGCACTGAGAACGTTCATTTCTATCCGAGGTAGCAACTAATGTTCGATCCCTCCTCATTTCGCGTAGGCCAGGCCGTTCGTCGTGGACTGCTTGTGCTCGCCTGTGCTGCTGCCGTGACGGTGAGTCACGCGCAGTCCAACCGCGGCACCGTGACCGGTGTCGTGCAGGACGCAACGGGCGCAGTTGTCGCCAATGCTGAAGTTGTTCTGAAGTCCCCGTCGCAGGGAACCACGATCGTTCTTAAAACGAACTCCGCTGGTGTCTACCGTTTCGACAGCGTGAACACAGGCGACTATGTTGTCACCGTCAAGTCTGCTGGCTTCGTAAGTCAGGAGCAACCTGCAACTGTCGTCGTCGGTTCGACCGTTGGACGTGATTTCAAGCTTGCTGTTGGCAGCTCGAACGATACCGTTGAGGTTGTTTCGAACTCTCTTGAACTTCAGACGGAAGATGCCGTTCGAGGCGGCACCGTCGCATCTCGCGAACTTGCAGAGCTCCCGATCTCAGGTCAGAACTCTCTGAATTTGATTCTTACTGCTCCGGGTGTTGTACGTTCAAACCTTGCAGCTGGTGGATCGCTGGACAGCGGTATTGGCGCAGTAAATGGTGCTCGTGCTCGCTCAAATAACTTCCTTATCGATGGCTTGCAGAACAACGACATCTCGGTAGCAGGCCCTCAATACGTCATTACCAATAACGACGTGTTGCAGGAAGTGAACTTCCAGACTTCGAACTTCTCGCCTGAATTCGGTCGTGCTGGTGGCGCTATTGTTTCTCAGATTACAAAGTCCGGTACGAACAAAATTCACGGTACCGTCGCGGTCGTTTATCGCAGCCAGCTCTTCCGCGCTACAACCTCGCTGGAGCGCAGTGCTTTCACTTCCAATCTGGCGACGTACGCCGCGCAGCAGGCCGCAGGCAACACTTCCTATCCGTACCCCGATGTGAAGAACAAGTTCCACGAGTTCCGTCCGGCCATCACCATTGGCGGTCCGCTTGTTATTCCTCATCTTTATGATGGCAAGGACCGTACCTTCATCTTTGGCGGTGGGCAGCTCTTCCGTGATCGTTATAACGCTCTGGCAACCTTCACCAGCATTCCGACGGCTACCGGCTACACGACCTTGAACAATTTGGCAGCATCAACCGGTTGCAGCAACGTGCGTTTGTACCTGAGCATTCTCAACGCACTCGGCAATCCAACCTCGAGCTTCCAGCAGGCGGCGACTTCTATTGCTGTCCCCACTTCGCTTGCAACGTCGACATGCAACGGCACCGCACGTACGGGCCAGACGCTCTCGACTGGTCAGTTCTACCGCTCGGCTCGGGAAGCTTACGACGATCAGAACTTCAATGTTCGCCTCGATCATAAGGTTTCGGAGAAGCAGAGCATGCTCTTCCGCTTCCTCTATGATGACAACGTTGACAACCTCGGTGGCAGCGAAGCTGTGGGCCCTGCGTTTGACGTTCCGTCACGTGGTCGTACTATGGGCGGCGCGTTCAACGACGTTTATCAGGTCAAGAACAACCTGCTAAATGAGTTCCGCTTTGGTTACACACGCTCCAGTGTTAAATTCCTGATCCCTGCAAGTGCTGCGTTGGGCGCTTCGCTTCCTGCGTACTCGGCTACCAGTCTCAACATTCCTGCGATCTCATCCTCCTTCAGCCAGGGACGTACGGCTAACAGCTTCGAGTATGAAGACACATTGACCTACGTGAAGGGCAAGCATGCCTTCAAGGTTGGCGGTGCTTTCCTTCGCCAGCTCGCAGTGCAGATTGCTCCATTCAACTCGCGTGGTACGGTTGCTTACTCGCAGATTACGGCAGCAAACTCAGCGGCGTACTATGCCACGGCTGTTACTGCTATCGCGAACTTCATCGACGATTACGCTGGTGTGAGTTCCGCGCCTGTGAACAAGTTGTTTGATACGGCCAGCCCTGCACAACCGGGTACCTATCGTCCAAACCTTTTCACGCAATCCTACTTTGCTCAGGACACATGGAAGGTTACTCCTGACCTCACGCTTGTTTACGGTCTCCGTTACGAGAACTTCGGTCAGCCGGCGAATAGCCTCCCGAATCCCGCGTTTGTGGGTTACGGTACCAGCGACTATCTTTCGACGGCTCGCGTGAACCAGGACAACAATAATGTTGGCCCGACGTTCGGCTTCTCGTATAACCCTCATATCGGCGGTGGCCTGCTGAATGGGCGCACCGTTATCCGTGGTGGATACCAGGTGACTTACGACACTTTCTACAACAACCTGTTGTCGAATATGAAGGCAGCTTCACCCAACTCACCGTCAAATCTCACGACTGCCAGCGCTATTTCCGCTACCACTCTCCGTGGTACTCCGGGAATTTCAACGGCTCTCGCGACCGCAGTTCCGACGTTGAACCCGTATACGACGCAGTCGTCGATCTTCCCGAAGAATATTCGTAACCCCTACTACCACCACTTCTCGCTGGGTATTCAGGAACAGCTGCCTGCGAAGATGGTGTTGGATGTGGCTTACGTCGGCACACTTGGCCGTCAATTGTTCTTCACCAACCCCATCAACCCGGGTCTTCCGAACACGGCTCAGACCGCAGTTGCAACGCAGACCACCACGTATGGCACCCAGACTCTGCGTGTGTACGCAAACCGCGGCAACGTTCAGACACGTGATAGTGGCCTGACCTCTAACTATCACTCTCTGCAGATTCAGCTTCGCCATAAGGGACTGAGCACGCCGGTAGGTCACATCTTCTTCCAGACCTCCTACACGTGGTCGAAGAACCTGGATGTACTGACGGAAACCTTCGCAACGAGTTCCTCGGGACAGAATCCCTCGCGCTCGCCTCTTCTTGGCGGCCCGCTTGGTTATCTTGACTACGGTCCTTCCGATAACGACCGTCGCAATGTATCGAGCACGGTCGTCAATTGGGCTGTTCGCGGACCGAGCCGTGGGGTTCTTAAGCGTGTTCTCGGTGGCTGGTCTGTTGCTCCGATCCTCACTGCGCAGAGCGGCACTCCGTACACCGTGCTCAATGGTGTTGACCGTGATCTCGACGGCTCCACTCTTGGCGATCGTCCTGACGTTGGCAATATGAAGGCTGCCTATGATTCGCGTGGTACCTATGACACCACGTGCACCAACGGCGTCCGTAATCTTGCAACCAGCTCTTGCACTTCGAAGGATCAGGTTCGCTACATCCTCGTAACGACTTACTCCCCCTCGAGCCCCAGCATCGCCCATCGTAACTTCGCTTACACCACGCGCTATCTAAACCTGGATACAAACATCCTGAAGAAGATTGCGATCAAGAACGATGTCAACCTTGAACTGCGTGGTGAGTTCTTTAACGTAACCAATAACCAGAACTACGACACCCCATCCGCTTATTCGAACCTCAATACGTATGGTGCGTCGACCAACTTCCTCAATACTTCGCTCCAGAGCGGCGGTTCGCGCTCCTTCCGCGTAGGTGGAAAGCTGTTGTTCTAAGCAGGACGAAGTCATAGAGAAGGCCGCCCTCGGGCGGCCTTCTCTATTTGCATAACGTGAAATCTCTTGTTCGTGAGGCTCCGAGCTAACCCGCTTACTGCTGCTGCTGGGCTTGCTGTAGCTGCTTCAGGCTTGGTGCTGGCTGCTCCGGAAGTGCTTGCGCTTTCTCCACCAGGATGACCCAGTCTTCCGGTACCGGGAGTTCGCGGTCAAGTGATGGCGTTCCCTGGCTAGGCTCGACGCGTACGGCTACAGAGAGTTCGCTCTTCGTGCGGCCGCGGTAGATGCCGTGCGTTGGAGGAACGTCGGAGTAGTCGCGGCCGATCGCTGTGCGGATATGGCGGTCGCCGGCGACAAGGTTGTTCGTCGGGTCGAAGCCGACCCATCCAAGCTCCGGCAGGAGGCACTCGATCCAGGCGTGCGTTGCCTGATCGTCGGAGCGATCCTTGAACTGGGCGCCGTGATAGAGGTAGCCCGAGACGTAGCGGCAGGGGATCCGCAGGTGGGTGCGGACCAACGTGATCATGACGTGCGCAAAGTCCTGGCAAACGCCCGCGCGCGCGATCAGCGCTTCGTCGATAGGCGAATCGGCGGTTGTCGATTTCGGCTTGTAGTCGAAGGCGCGGTAGAGCTGTTCGTTGAGCCGGTGCAGGGTCGTCAGAGGATCGTCGGAACGGTCCAGCTTCAGCTCCACAGAGAGCTTTTCCAGCTCTTCCGTCGAGGTGCAGAACTGGCTGGGGAGCAACATCTCCCAGAAGTCGCCTGCCTGCACCATGGCGTCGATCTCGTCCCACGAGCCCGGCGGCAGAGATGCCGGGACTTCTGGGTGCGGGGTCATCTCGACGATCGCTTCGGCCACGATCACAAGCTGCGCATGCTGGCCTGGAATGTCGAAGTGATGAATGTGGTTGTTCAGGTGGTCGCGGTAGCTGAAGACTCGGCAACGCGGCGAGACGGCGAGGTGGAACGTGAGGCAGCGTTGCTGTGCATCGGAGCGCGGATGCATCCGCGTCTCCATAATGCTTTCGCTCACGGGCGTCTTATACGCAAACTTGGTCAGATGTCGGATCGAGTAGTACATGGGCGGCTCCGTGTACAGCGACTGCAACTGCGACTTCATGGGGTAACTACACTTCTTTCTGATGCGGTCTTGCCTGTGCAAACCTTGCTTGAAACGGTGATGCAGCGCGAATTCTCAGCCCGCGAGCGCTGCTTGAATCGAATAGTCCACATAAAGATGGTAGATGGCTTCGTGGATCTCCTGGCATTGCGCCTGGATGTTGTGCAGGTAGGCGACAACGTTGCCCGCCAGAATCTCGTCCACGCTGGCGTAGCTCAAGGCTGCCGCCGCACGGCCGGCCATCTTGCGCAGGCTTTCTGCGCGGGTGCCGCCGGCGTCGTCCTGGATCTTGTCCAGCGCCTCGCGAATGCTCTCGATCGAGAAGCGGATCGAGTGAGGAAACTCTTCATCCAGCACCAGAAACTCGAGGATTTTTTCCGGGGTCAGATCTGCGGTGTAAACCTTGCAGTACGCCTCGAAGGCGGTCGCGGAACGCAGCAGACCCATCCATTCGAGATACTCGTTGCCATCGATGGTGGGTTCGGTCTGGGCCCACAGGTCACCCTGATACGCCTCCAGCAAAATGGCTGTAGCGGCAGCGCGTTCGAGGAAGCGGCCTACCTGGATGAAGTGCCAGCCTTCGCCGTGCGACATCGTGGAGTCGGTGACACCCTGGAACTGGTGCACGGCCTCCATGACCTGCTGAAGAAATGCAGCAGGCGCATCGCCTGTGGGCTGCTCTTCTTCTACCTTCATCATGGTGCGCAGCTCTGGCCGCGTCACTTCCAGGTACAGCGAGTTCAGCCGATGCCATTGCTCGGTCGAGATCTGCTCGCGTACGTGGCGCGCGTTTTCGCGGGCCTTCATAATGCAGTTCAACACGCTCGACTTGTTCGCGACATCGAACGTAAGCGCATGCATCAGGTCGTAGGGATTGCCTTCCCACTTCACCTGTTTCGGCTTGCCGAGAGAAGCGAGCAGACGCTCCCAGCGATGGTCTGCGGAGTTTGCGTTCTCATCCAGCATCAGGTTCAGATTCACGTCCAGCAGACGCGCTGTGTGTTCGGCGCGTTCCAGGTAGCGGGACATCCAGTAGAGCGAATCAGCAACGCGTGAAAGCATCCGTGGGAGGGTTCCTTTACAGCAGAGTTACAGGATGGTTGGATTTCACTCTACATCACGCGAAGGCTTTGGCGGCTATGGTTTGTGCGGTGGAGCTTTCATCAGCGCAACAAAGAGCTTGCTGAAGCGTTCGCTGTCTAAATCCTGCTGCACGTGAACCAGTTGTACGTCGCGTTGCGGCTTCGTGGCGGCTGACCAGGAGAGCGTTCCGCCGTAGTTCGGACCACGCGTCAGATCGACGTCGATGTAGAGCGTTTGCTCTTTCGTGATGATCTTCGGATCGAGCCACGCGGCGGCCTCGAGCTCGTCCCACAGGTAGTGATACTCGCGGGTGTACTTCGCCACGTACTGCGCGGCAGGCGTATCGCCAGCGGCGATTTCTTGCATCATCTCCTTGCTGAACAACGTCTTCACGCTGATGTCGACGGTTGTCAGATCGATGCGTGGCCAGTGCGCGCGCAGTACGATGTGCGCGGCTTCGGGATCGAACCAGAAGTTGAACTCGTGGCGCGGGTCGGTCGCAAACTCCGGGTCGCCGGTGTTGGGCTCAAGACTTCCGCCCATGATCAGGATGCCCTTGGTCAGCTCGGCGAACTCAGGATCGATCTTCAGCGCGAGTGCGATATTCGTCAGCGGCCCCGCGGCGTAAATCGTGACCTCGTGAGGATGCTCGTGCACCTGCCGCACCAGAAAGTGCGCGGCGTCTTCCTTCAGCGGAGCCGTGTGCGGTTCGCCTTCTTCAAGCTTCGGAACGAGCATCGGAGCGTGATAGGGCTGGCCACTGTTGTGCTCGGCGGAGTCTCCCCAGGCGCCGTACCAGACGCTGCGTCCGTAGATCGCGCGCTCCTGCCTGGCGTCGGCTTCATCATGCACGAGAGGGAAGATCGCTCCGGGCACGACGGGTACGTCCGTACGGTGGATCAGCTCGAGCATCCGCAGCGTATGCGCTACCTCTTCGGGCTCCCACGCGTTGCCGCTCACCATCGTCAGGCCAAGCACGCGGACGTCCGGTGACTGCAGCAGCACCATCATCGCCATCTGGTTAGAGCCGCCGGGGCCGGAGCCGTCCTGGTCCATGATCACCAGCCGCGGTGCAGGCTGCTGCTGGGCCTGCAGTGCCGCGCAGGGGAGTAGAGCTAATGTCGCCGTTGCAGCCATCATCGTCCGCAC
This genomic interval from Acidobacteriaceae bacterium contains the following:
- a CDS encoding carboxypeptidase-like regulatory domain-containing protein → MFDPSSFRVGQAVRRGLLVLACAAAVTVSHAQSNRGTVTGVVQDATGAVVANAEVVLKSPSQGTTIVLKTNSAGVYRFDSVNTGDYVVTVKSAGFVSQEQPATVVVGSTVGRDFKLAVGSSNDTVEVVSNSLELQTEDAVRGGTVASRELAELPISGQNSLNLILTAPGVVRSNLAAGGSLDSGIGAVNGARARSNNFLIDGLQNNDISVAGPQYVITNNDVLQEVNFQTSNFSPEFGRAGGAIVSQITKSGTNKIHGTVAVVYRSQLFRATTSLERSAFTSNLATYAAQQAAGNTSYPYPDVKNKFHEFRPAITIGGPLVIPHLYDGKDRTFIFGGGQLFRDRYNALATFTSIPTATGYTTLNNLAASTGCSNVRLYLSILNALGNPTSSFQQAATSIAVPTSLATSTCNGTARTGQTLSTGQFYRSAREAYDDQNFNVRLDHKVSEKQSMLFRFLYDDNVDNLGGSEAVGPAFDVPSRGRTMGGAFNDVYQVKNNLLNEFRFGYTRSSVKFLIPASAALGASLPAYSATSLNIPAISSSFSQGRTANSFEYEDTLTYVKGKHAFKVGGAFLRQLAVQIAPFNSRGTVAYSQITAANSAAYYATAVTAIANFIDDYAGVSSAPVNKLFDTASPAQPGTYRPNLFTQSYFAQDTWKVTPDLTLVYGLRYENFGQPANSLPNPAFVGYGTSDYLSTARVNQDNNNVGPTFGFSYNPHIGGGLLNGRTVIRGGYQVTYDTFYNNLLSNMKAASPNSPSNLTTASAISATTLRGTPGISTALATAVPTLNPYTTQSSIFPKNIRNPYYHHFSLGIQEQLPAKMVLDVAYVGTLGRQLFFTNPINPGLPNTAQTAVATQTTTYGTQTLRVYANRGNVQTRDSGLTSNYHSLQIQLRHKGLSTPVGHIFFQTSYTWSKNLDVLTETFATSSSGQNPSRSPLLGGPLGYLDYGPSDNDRRNVSSTVVNWAVRGPSRGVLKRVLGGWSVAPILTAQSGTPYTVLNGVDRDLDGSTLGDRPDVGNMKAAYDSRGTYDTTCTNGVRNLATSSCTSKDQVRYILVTTYSPSSPSIAHRNFAYTTRYLNLDTNILKKIAIKNDVNLELRGEFFNVTNNQNYDTPSAYSNLNTYGASTNFLNTSLQSGGSRSFRVGGKLLF
- a CDS encoding nucleoside hydrolase, with the protein product MIEAMRFSFVRTMMAATATLALLPCAALQAQQQPAPRLVIMDQDGSGPGGSNQMAMMVLLQSPDVRVLGLTMVSGNAWEPEEVAHTLRMLELIHRTDVPVVPGAIFPLVHDEADARQERAIYGRSVWYGAWGDSAEHNSGQPYHAPMLVPKLEEGEPHTAPLKEDAAHFLVRQVHEHPHEVTIYAAGPLTNIALALKIDPEFAELTKGILIMGGSLEPNTGDPEFATDPRHEFNFWFDPEAAHIVLRAHWPRIDLTTVDISVKTLFSKEMMQEIAAGDTPAAQYVAKYTREYHYLWDELEAAAWLDPKIITKEQTLYIDVDLTRGPNYGGTLSWSAATKPQRDVQLVHVQQDLDSERFSKLFVALMKAPPHKP
- a CDS encoding alpha-E domain-containing protein, giving the protein MLSRVADSLYWMSRYLERAEHTARLLDVNLNLMLDENANSADHRWERLLASLGKPKQVKWEGNPYDLMHALTFDVANKSSVLNCIMKARENARHVREQISTEQWHRLNSLYLEVTRPELRTMMKVEEEQPTGDAPAAFLQQVMEAVHQFQGVTDSTMSHGEGWHFIQVGRFLERAAATAILLEAYQGDLWAQTEPTIDGNEYLEWMGLLRSATAFEAYCKVYTADLTPEKILEFLVLDEEFPHSIRFSIESIREALDKIQDDAGGTRAESLRKMAGRAAAALSYASVDEILAGNVVAYLHNIQAQCQEIHEAIYHLYVDYSIQAALAG
- a CDS encoding transglutaminase family protein, encoding MYYSIRHLTKFAYKTPVSESIMETRMHPRSDAQQRCLTFHLAVSPRCRVFSYRDHLNNHIHHFDIPGQHAQLVIVAEAIVEMTPHPEVPASLPPGSWDEIDAMVQAGDFWEMLLPSQFCTSTEELEKLSVELKLDRSDDPLTTLHRLNEQLYRAFDYKPKSTTADSPIDEALIARAGVCQDFAHVMITLVRTHLRIPCRYVSGYLYHGAQFKDRSDDQATHAWIECLLPELGWVGFDPTNNLVAGDRHIRTAIGRDYSDVPPTHGIYRGRTKSELSVAVRVEPSQGTPSLDRELPVPEDWVILVEKAQALPEQPAPSLKQLQQAQQQQ